In Papaver somniferum cultivar HN1 chromosome 1, ASM357369v1, whole genome shotgun sequence, a genomic segment contains:
- the LOC113308522 gene encoding multiple organellar RNA editing factor 8, chloroplastic/mitochondrial-like, translating into MAVALCRALMMKTIPSSATLSRSLLTSSSIPVSQIPLSVRSFSHLTRVRPLVAFTEFRNRFPSATLGGLKCLSTRATSSSLNDPQPNWNNRPPKETILLDGCDFEHWLIVMEKPEGDPTRDEIIDSYINTLSKVIGSEDEARMKIYSVSTRHYFAFGALVSEELSYKIKELPGVRWVLPDSYLNVREKDYGGEHFIDGKAVPYDPKYHEEWVRNNARANERSRRNDRPRNNDRSRNFERRRENMQSRDFQPNQPGSPPGGMPHNPNMQNPGGIPPNRNMQNPGQNMGGMPPNSNMQNPGQNMGGMPPNGNMHQNMGGPPGVHMQPNVGGMQHNAYAQNNMGGMPPNANMRGAPSPNAGHYNNNMPNSGGGQYRDAPPQGGGAPYQGGPPRDFNPNGNYQ; encoded by the exons ATGGCGGTGGCTCTATGTAGAGCTCTGATGATGAAAACAATCCCATCATCTGCAACCTTATCTCGATCTTTGTTGACATCTTCTTCTATTCCTGTATCTCAAATCCCACTATCTGTTCGATCTTTTTCTCATCTGACTCGTGTTCGTCCTCTTGTCGCATTTACTGAGTTCAGAAATCGGTTTCCATCAGCAACACTCGGTGGTTTGAAATGTTTGTCTACTCGTGCTACATCATCTTCTTTGAATGATCCACAACCTAACTGGAATAATCGTCCACCAAAGGAAACTATTTTACTCGATGGTTGTGATTTTGAACACTGGCTTATCGTTATGGAGAAACCTGAAGGTGATCCTACCAGAGATGAGATCATTGATAGCTACATCAATACTCTATCTAAAGTTATAGGAAG TGAAGATGAAGCAAGGATGAAAATATACTCAGTATCAACCAGACATTACTTTGCTTTTGGGGCCCTTGTTTCTGAGGAACTTTCTTACAAGATCAAGG AATTGCCTGGAGTGCGCTGGGTTCTTCCTGATTCTTACTTGAATGTGAGAGAGAAAGATTATGGAG GTGAACATTTCATCGATGGAAAAGCTGTTCCTTATGATCCCAAATACCACGAGGAATGGGTGAGGAACAATGCACGAGCAAACGAGAGGTCCAGGCGCAATGATAGGCCACGTAACAACGACAGGTCCAGGAACTTTGAGAGGAGGAGAGAAAATATGCAAAGCCGCGATTTCCAGCCAAACCAACCGGGATCTCCTCCAGGAGGTATGCCACATAATCCCAACATGCAGAATCCAGGAGGTATACCACCTAATCGCAACATGCAAAACCCTGGTCAAAACATGGGAGGTATGCCACCAAATAGCAATATGCAAAACCCTGGTCAAAACATGGGAGGCATGCCACCAAATGGCAATATGCATCAAAACATGGGCGGTCCACCTGGTGTACATATGCAGCCAAATGTGGGAGGTATGCAACATAATGCATATGCACAGAACAATATGGGAGGTATGCCCCCAAATGCAAACATGAGAGGTGCACCATCACCTAATGCtggacattataataacaatatgCCGAACAGTGGAGGAGGACAGTATAGAGATGCTCCACCTCAAGGTGGAGGTGCGCCCTACCAAGGGGGGCCACCTAGAGATTTCAACCCAAATGGTAACTATCAATAG